aactgaccaatccccttgtaaGAGTTCCACACATTTtattgcatagtcccacccccacaggggttccgtgcaccttatttgcattcatagcaagctgtccaatccccttggtgagacacaagcaccttatttgcatagccccacccaatcatttggtgggagttacaagaccatgataagaaaggccatataaaagtgatctatTGCACCACAAATGtgaaataaaagtttttaatgctattcagtatttttaaaaatccatattCCTTGCTAGTTCAATATAATTCAAGCAGTTAGGCAGTTACTGTCATCCAAGATGTGCTATAATGTAATCAATAACATGTAAAGCACAGATCTGTAAAatgcttcaaaaaaaatttttaaaggaactCCTCCTGCAAGTAAAATACACACAGAAAAGTAATGTATACTGGGTTAATTTTTTCTGTTATCATAGATATAGTTATGTACAAGCCATTCCGAATCACGGTTGCCTACAaaccttaaaatatatatatatatacataaaatgaaaaccaaacccactgccgtcgagtcgattcatagcaactcatagtgaccctataggacagagtagaactgccccacaaagtttccgaggagcgcctggtgggttcgaactgccgactttttggttaacagccgtagcacttaaccactatgccaccagggtttccatacatataccattgttatggattgaataatgtcccccaaaatatgtattgtaaatcctaacctctatgcctgtggttataatcccatttgggaatgggttgtttttgttgttaatgaggcaggattagtgcaaggtgtatcttgaatcaatctcttttgagatacaaaagagattaaacaaaccagcagaaaagagaggagagaagagacaagccaagtcacatgaagatcgccacggagcagaagctcagaagagacaaggctcttcctccagagctgacagagagagaaggtctTCCTTTAGAGtgggtaccctgaatttggatttatggccttctaaactgtaagaaaataaatttctgtttgttaaagccatcctcttgtggtatttcttttaggccagcactagataactaaaacaaccaCATATCAGTAGATTACATTTTATGGAAAGCTGCTATTCTTGTGCCAATCCATTTTTCCTGGTCTGCCCTGGGGATCCTTTGGTATGCACATAAAACCTGGATGATACTTTAGCAGATAATGCTGAAGAAGGTAAAAGCTCTTCTCAATTTGAAGCCTGAGGATCTCCAATTTCACAAGCAAGCACTGTCCTTCCTATATGTAGTTAGAATCACTGGAGTTGCCACTAAGTGTCTGTACCAGAGTAATACGGTAACTACTCATATAATTGCAATTTAATCGTTCAAATCAGAACTTAActcttttaaaacatgtttttccaGTTCATTcatattattatatttaattcTAACCTGCCCAATGACAGACCCAAGGACTAACAGTATGTGTGTCTTAGCCTACCAGCTGaaaatttttcttgctttatcTTTACCCCTGTGGCTGAGGAAAGTTACAGACACCCATTGGCTCCCTAGGGAAAGCTgtctggatgaatggaaaaatgaaattgcagaatattttcaaaataaacacGCTGTAGAGTAAAACCACTTCAACTAGTAACTAGTTCAGATTCTAATCCTGTAAGATTCATTTTTAACTTAGtttaatatataaacaaattattTATATGACCATGGCActatatcggaaaccctggtggcataatggttaagagctaccactgctaaccaaaaggtcagcagtttgaatccaccaggagctccttggaaaccctgtgggagagttctactctgtcctgtagtgttgctaggagtcagaacagactcactggcagtgggtttttctggGGAGCTGTATCAATGCTGCATTTTACGTTTGTTTTTATAATAGGGTAAATGTCTCCCAAGTTTGCCGGTAATAACTGGCAAGCccgttttaaaatcaagaagacaAAAATTTCTTGAGTGTCAGATGAAGTCCTAACATGGGATTTTACTGTTTATGTACATAAACATATGGTGAAAAAACCATTAAAAAGATTTACCAGGGAAAATGAATCAGCCCTCTGTACATGTTAAGATCTCCCAACCAGTAAAGACGGGATGACTGAATTTTAACACTTTACTTATTTATGCATCCATTAGAAGGTACGCATCTGATAGAAAATACAGCCAGCCATCAGGAGATCTAAGATCACGTTAAAGCTCCAAAATGTGTAGACTTAAGAAGTTCGTACTGCCCTCTGGTGCTTTTACTTCTCTCCCTGGGAAATGGCGATATGTAGTCTGTTGACAGCAGACCTGGCTGGGGGAAGGGGAGTGACGAGGGGGAAGGGTCGGTTGCAGAGTGAGCCACTTACGAGATGTAGGCTGGGTAGCCAAATCCTATCAGGTTGCAGAGGAGAGAGGCTCCATAACCGAACACCAGGTACAAGGCCACCAGCCCGATGATACCTGGAGACacgaggagagaggagagaagtgGGTCGGCACTCACGCGGGGCAGCCCCCACCCACACGGAGAGTGGCATGTTCTAGGCGTTTTCCTCCTGACTCCACTAGAAACCCGCTGCGACCCTCTGCggaagggcagaactgccccataaaaaaaaaaaaaaaaagccccatagggtttccaaaaccaaaccaaacccgttggggtcgagtcgattccgacccacagcgaccctacagggcagaggagaactgccccatagtatcactaaaccactgcgccaccagggttccacaggacttccaaggctgtaaatttttagagaagcagaatgccacttATTTCTTTCCCGGAACTGCTGGTGGATCGGAACTTACGACCTTTCGGTAAGCAGCCCagcgcctaaccactgcaccaccagagctcctcaattAAAGTAGCGAGAAAAACCAACCACAAAAGGGTGGGCCTGCGCCTCCCCTGGCTGTTGTGTTGGGTCTGTGGATACTCAGCAACCCACACCTTTGTAtccctcttcccttcctctttccttctcgCAGGGGTACCAGCCGGGGACGCTGGGCGTTCAGGAGAGTCCGGGAAGGCTGGGGCACCCCGCCCACGCGCCCGCAGGGGCCCCCGGCCTCCCAGCACACGGGCCGGGGTAGCCCCGCTCCGCAGAGGGTCTGGAGAGCCCCGGAGTCCCGCGCCTGCCTGCGCTACCTCCCCTCCTGAGAAGACACCTCCCTCTCCGTGCGGGGCTCCAAGCAGGGTGTAGGGAGGCCGCAGCAACCCCTTCGCTCCGAGCCGAACCTGCGCACGGCCACTAAGACACCGCCGCGGGAGCAGACACGTCAGCGCCGGGCagttctccctcccccacccccaccccgggcCCGCCGCCGCCCTCTCCGCCCGCCACCTGGCCCGGGGCACAGGCCTGCGACAGCCCAGGAGGGGTCTCTGATCCCGGGCTTCCGGGGCGGCCAGTTCGGTCCCCGAGGATGCCTGCTTGCTCCCCTACGTCTGTCACCAACAACGCCTTTCCCGAGCCCTCTCCCCGCTCTCCTCCCCAGCAGCAGCTGCCGGtgcagcggcggcggcagcgaACCCCAGCGGGCCAAAGCGCCTTGCACCCACCGAGCGCGATGTAGCTCCGGCTCACTCCGGTCTTGGCCTCGAGCTTGGCCAGCAGGTCGGTCATGCAGTTCTTTTCGTGCAGGAACTGGTCGAACCTCTGCCTCATGGCCACAGACATGGCGGGGACTGTCGCGCCACCGCCCGGGGCTGCTCCTACTGCCGGGTGGACGCAGAGCTCGGCTGACTTAGGCGGGGACAGACGCAGCAGCTGCGGCGGCGGGGCGGGCGGGGCGCAGGGCGGACCGAGAAGGCCTTGCGTCGGGCGCGCTCCCCACTCCCGGCGGCGCGGCCCCCCTTTACCCCACTCCCAGCTCCGCAGCGAGCGCCACACCCAGTAGGCGGTTGGACCTGCGCCTCCCC
The window above is part of the Elephas maximus indicus isolate mEleMax1 chromosome 2, mEleMax1 primary haplotype, whole genome shotgun sequence genome. Proteins encoded here:
- the LOC126069219 gene encoding CCAAT/enhancer-binding protein beta-like encodes the protein MPLISFPELLVDRNLRPFGVPAGDAGRSGESGKAGAPRPRARRGPRPPSTRAGVAPLRRGSGEPRSPAPACATSPPEKTPPSPCGAPSRV